GCGGACATGTAGGCCTACTTTATTCGCATAAATaggttggatggaaacgtggttagtcTCCTTTCTAAAAAGGGGCAACTATTTCCCCCAATGTGAATCCTGTTCAGCTCACGAACCTCAATAATTCTGGACCCTGGGCTTTGTTATTCTGCgttcctttgttttgtttacaCGAAGTGTCAATAAACTTTTTTTTATCCGGATGAGTGTCTGTGGATTGGAGAGGTTGGGATGACCACAGCGTGCCAGCTCTGACCTGACACTAACTGGCTCCACACTACCAGGGATGTTCCTTTAAAGAGAAAAATGCAAAGAGACGGGGCGGAGCCGCAAGCCCGCTGTCACTCTCTCAGTATTCCATAGTAGACTCACAGTATATCTTCAGGCTATTAGCAAGCAAATGAACTGTAAGGTAGAAGGTCCCGACGAATACGAGAGAACGAAAATCAGTCCTCGGCTTTTGCAGAAGTAAATGCGGCATAATGGAATACTTTTCCCTGGGTGTCTGAACCTTCTGTGTTGTCAAACTGGGGACTTTGTTCTTCTTTGATCATATCTGATTGTTATTGAAATGGATAGTATAACCTACACTGGCTTTGAACCTTGGCTTTACATTCGCGGATGAAATCTTGCATCTATTTGCCACTTGAATAACACCAACGCGGTGTCGCGTTGCCTATTCACAAGGCTGCTCTCTAGGTATCTCATAGGCTAACCTCTTCTTGGGAACACTTGCTCTTGGGTCGGAACTATGATGTGGACTTTGTTTGCTGTTTTTACCTGTACTGGACTATCTGGTATTCTTGCAGGTTTGtattttttctttaaaaaaataaccctGCTCCTAGTCGAATTGGATTCATAGGCAGTGTATTCATTGTGTGCAACAATGTAGCGTTCCCGCTGTCTCCGAACAATACGCGTGATAAGTGCAGCAACGGTGACAAAAGTATTTCCTCACGCTCCGCTCTGTTAACCACCTCGGGTCAACATTCTATTTGTGTGGAGGTGAAACTCGTGTCTCATGATATCATTGAGATTTTCTCTATAATGTAGAATGTTTTCAAACGAAACACAAAGACACTGATGTTTTTATAACTATGTAATAACCTCAAAAGACCAATACGATGAAGGCTACTGTGAGCTACCATCCATTGTTGACTGCCAAAAATAGATTTGGAATACCTGCCCACATTATAAACAGAATTGTTGTGTTATATAAAAACATGAACCCCCGTTGTGAACAGAACGGCCCTTGTGTGTATGTTGGCAGTGGAGAGGACTCTTAAAGATGGCAGTGTTGCCCAGAAGGTGTTTTTACATCCCATGCGCAATGCATCTGGAACACGTCTGGAGTGCACATTCTCCTCCCATAGCTTCCCAAAACCTGATCTGTGTCAAAGTCCACATTGAAGCATTCAAGTTAAGACTTTAGATTCAAGtttagatcacacacacacacacacacacacacacacacacacacacacacacacacacacacacacatcctcaccctcctcctcctccttcccctataACCTGTCCTTTCTCTCTTCCTGTAGATGTGGGTCGTGTAGGGGGGGTAGCCCCTCGCTGTGAGAGCCAGGCGTGTAACCCCCGAATGGGCAATCTGGCGCTAGGCCGCAGGGTCCTGACCCAGACCGTGTGTGGCTACAAGGGCACCGAGCCCTACTGCTCCTACtctgacccctcctcctccacagcgCCCTGCCCCCCGGCCAGGTGTGGGGAGTGCAACGCGGCCCTCCCCCTGCAGGCCCACCTGGCTGCAGCCATGGCCGACTCCTCCTTCCGCCACCCCAACACCTGGTGGCAGTCGTCCGGGGAAGTGGAGTCTGAGACTCTGCAGCTGGATCTGGAGGCAGAATTCATCTTCACCCACCTGATCATGGTGTTCCGCTCGTCCCGCCCTATCGCCATGACACTGGAGCGCTCGCAAGACTTTGGGCAGACCTGGAAGACATTGCAGTACTACGCCAGGAACTGTAGTGCCACCTTTGGACTGGAGGAGGGAAAGGCAGTGCTGGACGGGGCCCCCTGCACCTCCAAATACTCTGGAGCTTACCCCTGTACcaggggagaggtgaggagggcttttgtgtgtgtgtgtgtgtgtgtgtgtgtgtgtgtgtgtgtgtgtgtgtagacagacagacagacagacagacaggactgtCTGAGTCTGAACCAGGTGTTAGTCCAGGCAGCAGCTCAGACTCACACCTCTAGCCGTCCAGGATGTGTCCTGTCATGGCACCTTACTTATGGACGGATGAACAGctggaaggaaggagggatgatAGATGTTGGCTACTGTACTACACACAGGAGTGTCCACTCCACTTCCCCCATTCATAAAGCTAACCTGCATATTCCCCTGTGTGTTTAAATCACGGGTCTCTAATCTAAATACAGGTACTAATCAAAACCGTGATGAgttgagtcaggtgtgttagtgctgggctggaactcCAGTCTGCGCACCCTAACCTCTCTACAGCTCTCTACGGCCTGGGTAGTCCATAGTACCCATGCCAGCAGCAGCACTACGGGGGATAGTGTTATTACTACAGAAGGGTGGTTATCAGGTGGGTGTAGGGATTATGTGACAAGAAAGGGTTCCTGGCAGCTCCTTGATGTCTAACTGAAACAGTGTGTGAGGGGTTTCAGCTCCTACCAAGGCAGAGCTAACAGTTCACTCAGTGCAGGGAGATCAGGTAGTGCAGGGTTCCCCGACTGGCGGCTCACAGGGCCGGACTTGGTGGTTTATtaggccccccaagttttctgagaataataaaaaacaatatatatatatatatatatatatatatatatatatatatatatatatatatatatatatatatatatgtgtggatgtgttgttgtttttttgtcggacataaaacactgtaaaaacaccaggaaatcagctccaagtaatTTTCATTttgaaaatctattcccaagtattcccatgcataatagagagacacgtgatcgtaAACAattgtaagcaaggtttgaaatgattatgtttttgtcaaatattatatatttttgggcttcttgcagtcaatttgcagtctataaAATTATTTCCAATTATGTtgcggccccccgaccatccgcttaAGACAAAAATGggccgtggctgaatctagttgatgatccctgatgtagtgcatgttgactctgtaatgaatctagttgatgatccctgatgtagtgcatgttgactctgtaatgaatctagttgatgatccctgatgtagtgcatgttgactctgtaatgaatctagttgatgatccctcatgtagtgcatgttgactctgtaatgaatctagttgatgatccctgatgtagtgcatgttgattctgtaatgaatctagttgatgatccctgatgtagtgcatgttgactctgtaatgaatctagttgatgatccctgatgcagtgcatgttgactctgtaatgaatctagttgatgatccctgatgtagtgcatgttgactctgtaatgactctagttgatgatccctgatgtagtgcatgttgattctgtaatgaatctagttgatgatccctgatgtagtgcatgttgactctgtaatgaatctagttgatgatccctgatgtagtgcatgttgattctgtaatgaatctagttgatgatccctgatgtagtgcatgttgattctgtaatgaatctagttgatgatccctgatgtagtgcatgttgattctgtaatgaatctatttgatgatccctgatgtagtgcatgttgactctgtaatgaatctagttgatgatccctgatgtagtgcatgttgactctgtaatgaatctagttgatgatccctgatgtagtgcatgctgactctgtaatgaatctagttgaggatccctgatgtagtgcatgttgactctgtaatgaatctagttgatgatccctgatgtagtgcatgttgactctgtaatgaatctagttgatgatccctgatgtagtgcatgttgattctgtaatgaatctagttgatgatccctgatgtagtgcatgttgattctgtaatgaatctagttgatgatccctgatgtagtgcatgttgattctgtaatgaatctagttgatgatccctgatgtagtgcatgttgactctgtaatgaatctagttgatgatccctgatgtagtgcatgttgattctgtaatgaatctagttgatgatccctgatgtagtgcatgttgattctgtaatgaatctagttgatgatccctgatgtagtgcatgttgattctgtaatgaatctagttgatgatccctgatgtagtgcatgttgattctgtaatgaatctagttgatgatccctgatgtagtgcatgttgattctgtaatgaatctagttgatgatccctgatgtagtgcatgttgattctgtaatgaatctagttgatgatccctgatgtagtgcatgttgattctgtaatgaatctagttgatgatccctgatgtagtagtgcatgttgactctgtaatgaatctagttgatgatccctgatgtagtgcatgttgattctgtaatgaatctagttgatgatccctgatgtagtgcatgttgattctgtaatgaatctagttgatgatccctgatgtagtgcatgttgattctgtaatgaatctagttgatgatccctgatgtagtgcatgttgattctgtaatgaatctagttgatgatccctgatgtagtagtgcatgttgactctgtaatgaatctagttgatgatccctgatgtagtgcatgttgattctgtaatgaatctagttgatgatccctgatgtagtgcatgttgattctgtaatgaatctagttgatgatccctgatgtagtagtgcatgttgactctgtaatgaatctagttgatgatccctgatgtagtgcatgttgactctgtaatgaatctagttgatgatccctgatgtagtgcatgttgactctgtaatgaatctagttgatgatccctgatgtagtgcatgttgactctgtaatggtaCTGCTCCACAGGCTTTTCCCTGGTAGGATTGCCTACATGTAATTTTATGATCCGCTGTATCGTACATCCAAAAGCAGTCTTCCCccgtgagtggtgtgtgtgtccatgcaagTGTGAGCATGTgaaagtgtgtatgtgtttatttgaggGACCCAGCTACTATAAGATACATGAGTCATGTTGTGATGTGCGTGcaatgcatgtttgtgtgtgaatgcttgtgtgtttttgtgtgtgtgtgagggaagcAGCGAGACACTGTGATAGTAGCATGACCTGTACCCTCTAACCTCTGTCTGATGACCCTGAGGTCAGGGGAGGGGTCCAGACTCCAGAGTCCTTTCAGCTCCTCATCACAGAGCCTGTTATACTAAACCATTCTCCACTCTCTCTATCGCTATGGTTACTGTAATTATCATGTGATGTTCATCATTAACTAAAACCATAATTCTGACAGCTCAACTGTCTGTGGCCTGTCTGGTGATGACAGCAAGGCATGTacagaactgtgtgtgtgcttTACCCTGGGAGCTGAGAGCTGTGCTCTGTGTGTTATGTTCATACAGAGGGCAAGGTGCAAAAGCAAATATGCCTACCCTGTCAGGCTTTCACCTACTAGCTCaatgtgtcgtgtgtgtgtgtgtgtgtgtgtgcgtgtgtgtgtgtgtgtgtgtgtgtgtgtgtgtgtttagtcagtGTTAAGTGTTTGGGCTCCTGCAATCAGATAAGTGTTTAGCTGTGATGGATAgcaagaaggagggaggaggaggagtgtctTAGCTTGGAGCGATACTGTGAGGGAGCAGGTATTCTCAGCTTCCCCCCTCCTTTATCTGATGAACATTAAAAAGCATGTCATCTCTTGTGCTGAGAGCTGAACATGTTCATCTGAATGGGGGAAAACCTGGGAGGCTTGTTCAGGTACTAACTGAAGAGGTCTCGTTAGTCTCTCTGTTGGAAAGCTCAGGGCTCCTTGTGTTATTTATGAGGTCAGTTGGGCTGGAAGAGTGTGTGTTTAGGTGTTATAGAGACTGGGACCTCCTTAGGGAGGGAGCCGTCCAAACAGAgccccacacacacctctctctctctgtctgtctgtcaaggaGGAAGTGCCGTTGCCCTGATGGAAGTTGGTCCTGCAGGCGAGACGGcccatccccctcctctcgctcgctctctccctccatcaatgCCCATTGTTCCTGTTTACCAGAATACAGTCCACAGCGCTTTGATGGAATTAGGGCTGTTAAAGCCAGTCTTACACTGTTTTTCAGACTGTAACAGGAAGAAAAGATTATGAGCGTAGAAATGCCACATGCTCCCCTGACTAAGATTTCTGTGGGACTGCTCCTCTGTTTCTATGGTTTGGGACACCATACCCAGACAGTGACTTGACATTTCATAAAAACTTTAATGAGAGActtactttgtttgtttgtttgtttgtttgtatgtgtgtgttagagtttGCTTTCGTTGTGTGGGTTGCATGAAGTCTGTGCCCTTCTGGAGAATCCAGAAGGCCTCTTGTGGAATTTTTGCAGGGTATGGGAATGTTGATTGgttaagtgtgtgtgtagttgggAATGTTCATTGCATGTTGTGTGTGGAGTTTGGGATTGTCCATTGgggatgtgtttgtatgtgtgtgtgtgtgtgtgacagtgttgcTGCGGTGTCGCCAGGCTATCGCAGAGCCTTTGTCCAGGGCTGAGTTATGTGGGGCTGCATCTCTTGCTTGCTCTTTTGTCTCGTCCTCCTCTCCCGCGGACTGGCGCCCCTTGCCCTATTTGTTGTGTTCCCTTAATTGCGGAACACAATGCCGTGACTCTGTGACCTATTCCAACAACAGGGAACTTAATAGTGCTCCTCCCATCACACCCCAGGCCAGCCATACAGCCAATGGAGACACAGCATGGGCttgactcacaaacacacacccctcacccAATGATATCTATATCAGGGATACATACTCTCCTCCAATAACACTCCCTCCCAGCATCACACACTTCCTTCAATGACAACTAACTCCCCTTAAACAAACACACTTCTGCCCCAGTGATATCTGTGTCCGAAACACACTTCTGCTCCAGTGATATCTGTGGCAGAAACACACTTCTGCTCCAGTGATATCTGTGGCAGAAACACACTTCTGCTCCAGTGATATCTGTGGCAGAAACACACTTCTGCTCTAGTGATATCTGTGGCAGAAACACACTTCTGCTCCAGTGATATCTGTGGCAGAAACACACTTCTGCTCCAGTGATATCTGTGGCAGAAACACACTTCTGCTCCAGTGATATCTGTGGCAGAAACACACTTCTGCCCCAGTGATATCTGTGGCAGAAACACACTTCTGCTCCAGTGATATCTGTGGCAGAAACACACAGCCCTCTCAGGAACACAGTTCACCCTCAACAACAGCAGCAGTGTAAGCAGGTTGCCATAGGAGCAGCCACCGATGTGATGGCAATTGTGCTTGGGCTGGGGGGTAAAATGGAGGGATCATCAATTTAGGGATGCAAGACTcagtgagagaggaagaaagagagacagagagagcggtgCAGAAAAGAAGATGTGTTGTCACCAAGTCTTGCATAATAACATAGTGCCACTAACTCGTATCGTTTTGACTGACTGTTGGATTGGTTGATTGACAGGTGATCTACCGTGCCCTCCCCAAATGGGAAGCTCTTGACCCATATGGCGTGGCAGGCCAGGAGCAGCTGAGGGTGACCAACGTGCGCGTACGTCTGCAGGAGCGCCAATCCTGTCCCTGCCAGGCCAAAGATCCCACTGTTGGAGTCCCGCCCACCCAGCACTTCGCCATTTATGACCTCATCGTGAAGGGCAGCTGCTTCTGCAACGGGCACGCCGAGCAGTGTGTCCCCGCGCCCGGTTACCGCCCTGTCAGGGACAGAACCAACCacgtggtgagtgtgtgtgtctgtgtttctgtctgcgtatcttactgtctgtgtgtgtgtgtaagtgcgtgCATACCCGTGTTCATGCATGTGTTTTGTGTATCAGTCATTAGCATAGTGATGAGGGCTATCACCTTTCTCTGTCCCACTTCCTGTGCTGGGCTTGCTCTGTCTGGGTAGATAAATAGCTGCCTTTCCTGTGATCCAGATTACAAAGGAGATGTTGATATTGATTCAGCACTGggctaatgatggtgttgaagtctaAAAAAGTGTGCGCGCGCGCTGATAAAGGTGTGAATGGACATGGCTGATTCACAGTGTGTAGATGGACATTAGAGATGCAACGAGCGTTTTCAGTCTGCCTGTGGAACGCCTATCTCTGCCATCTCCACAAGCAGTTCTGCCCAACGCCTTTTGAAGCAGAGCGCCTATTCTATTGCAATCAGCAGGCCCAGAGAGCAGGGAAAGTGAGTGTGACAAAATAACCTTTAGACTgcagacacagagacaaagacatagacacacagagactGTCTGACTGTGGGTAACTATAACTTTGTGTATGAGTGTTAAGCCCACAATAGCAGTGTCTGTGGCAGTATTACAGTATCTAGGAGCTTGTATGTTTGCAGCCGGTCAGTCTGTCTCCTCTGTGTGAGCCCACTGTAATCAgaggtgtctgtctgtcatcctccCCCATAATATCACTGGCTTATCTAGTAACGTCGTGGACTACACCTAGTTAACCTAGTTTGGACTTGACTCTATCTAGGCTACAAAAGCATCCTCAGAATGTGTTTGAAGCTTTTTAATGTTCATATTCTAAACATTAGGTTATATCACAACACGACCTAACGTTGTAGGAACGTCGGTGTGTCGTGTGATATGCGGGAGAGTTGGGTAAACAAGCGTTGAGACGGGGGACGGTATGAGGTTATATAAGtactttccctttccctctctctcgctctctctctatcagcagtttgttttctgtctctgtttcgACCCAGGACGGTCATATCTACCAAACCCAAACAACCAGAGCACGACAAGACAGTGAGGAGAGATTAGAAGCCTGTAAACACACTCAAACAAGACGGGAGGGTGTGAGTTTGTGTACATGTTTTCCTACCTAATCAgaaccagaatgtcctgacaaggcAGGAAAACAAGACACTTTTTGAAAAGTCAAGACTTTGTTCATGTCCTGAATTTgttaaaatgctattttaggcttaagggttaagtttagtgtTTGGGGCTAAgatcagggttaaggttagggttaggttttaggttaggagttagggttagggggttgaggtttaggttagagttaggttaagggaaaataggattttgaatgggaatataTTTTTACTCCCCAAAAAGTCCAGAAAATTCTGAGTACCCCTCGCCATGGCACATGGAATGAGGCGGGGTTGGTTGTGGGCGGAGTCGGGCCTGTACCAGCCCCGCCCACCACACGTTTTCATTAGTTCATTCGCATTCCACCACACTCTGCTTTTTGATATGtcagcacatacagtaccattcaaaagtttgtaaacacctactcattcaagggtttttctttatttttactattttctacattgtagaatagtagtgaagacctcaaaactatgaaataacacatatggaatcatgtaataaccaaaaaactgtAAAACAAATtgttcaatgtagccaccctttgccttgatggcagctttgcacactcttggcattctctcaaccagctttatgaggtagtcacctagaatgcatttcaattaacaggtgtgtcttgatAAAAGTTAAGAatatatttccttcttaatgcgtttgagacaatcagctgtgttgtgacaatgtaggtgtggtatacagaagatagccctatttggtaaaagaccaagtccatattatggcaagcacAGCTCAAAACAGCGAAACCACAGTcggtcattactttaagacatgaaggtcagtcaatccagaaaatgccaagaactttgaaagtttcttaaagtgcagttgcaaaaaccatcaagcacaatgatgaaactgtctctcatgaggaccgccacaggaaaggaagacccagagttacctctgcggcagaggataacttcattagagttaactgcacgtcagattgcagcccaaataaatgcttcatagagttcaaataacagacacatctcaacatcaactgatcAGATGAGGCTGTGTGAATCAGGGCTTCatgttcgaattgctgcaaagaaacaactactaaa
The DNA window shown above is from Salmo trutta chromosome 8, fSalTru1.1, whole genome shotgun sequence and carries:
- the ntn4 gene encoding netrin-4 isoform X2 — its product is MMWTLFAVFTCTGLSGILADVGRVGGVAPRCESQACNPRMGNLALGRRVLTQTVCGYKGTEPYCSYSDPSSSTAPCPPARCGECNAALPLQAHLAAAMADSSFRHPNTWWQSSGEVESETLQLDLEAEFIFTHLIMVFRSSRPIAMTLERSQDFGQTWKTLQYYARNCSATFGLEEGKAVLDGAPCTSKYSGAYPCTRGEVIYRALPKWEALDPYGVAGQEQLRVTNVRVRLQERQSCPCQAKDPTVGVPPTQHFAIYDLIVKGSCFCNGHAEQCVPAPGYRPVRDRTNHVVHGKCVCRHNTAGVHCERCAPLYNDRPWQPADGLTGAPHECRKCKCNGHAQSCSFDWSVWRESGQRSGGVCECLHSTEGRNCQSCKTGFYRDPQRAHTAQDSCKPCGCHPLGSIPFHLGGGSLCDPTNGDCVCKPGVGGSHCDRCMVGYWGFHDYGCRPCDCAGDCDPFTGYCMSGSDQDLYNLEGNSSELRNVSVRSRSWLTANSSAP